Proteins encoded in a region of the Nitrospirota bacterium genome:
- a CDS encoding PAS domain S-box protein, which produces MAKKPDRPTKSTALRRQAEEFLQMTKHDVAAMPVKDVQQLVSELQVHQIELEMQNEELRQTQAELGSARDRYVDLYDFSPIGYLTLDKAGTIVEANLRAGTLLGIDRRALLGQPLARMLAAGHEVTFRRHWQEVLTSGRRQSCEVLLRNEKGPPRWVYLESLAVHEESGPLTHWRTALLDVSDRKLAEQAMEAQRAQLEGVISSAMDAIITVDEEEHVVVFNRTAESMFLCQAADSIGQPLDRFIPERFRQAHPGHMRDFALTQVTSRSMGQSGNLFGLRSNGEEFPIEASISHVLVGDKMLFTVILRDVTARKQAEQEQVRLIEDLTRSQEHFQTLFNWVPSAVGISTLAEGRFCDVNDAFSRLTGYVREEVIGRTTLELGLWADPSERASVLREIQEQGHLHNREGLLRTKSGEIRSLMISVASIRLGSTPSLIYLAHDITERKRGEDALQASEVFTRAVLNSLSAPICVLDRDGVILKTNDAWQAFAGWASNCPLIGADIGQHYGEVCRLALADAAAEQEHILGGIQAVLTGSRPGFSTEYACHVLEDERWFQLRVTPLKASKGAVVSHTDISPRVSMGVALEQQLLLLNHKQAELESLTGKLIGAQEQERRRIARELHDDFNQRLAALAVELETLERTPNAVPTPVVQQLISVRDHVGQLSDDLHDMAYRLHPSLLEHVGLEVAARDHVLEFTKRTGLPVTWTAREVPEALAPEVATNLFRVMQESLQNVFKHARATEVTVTLSGSSKGVGLSVRDNGQGFDLKGKDARMKGIGLVSMQERMRLMGGFLRIHSLPADGTTVCAWIPRAQEGT; this is translated from the coding sequence ATGGCCAAGAAACCAGACAGACCCACGAAGTCCACGGCGCTTCGCCGACAGGCGGAAGAATTCCTCCAGATGACCAAGCACGACGTGGCCGCCATGCCGGTCAAGGACGTGCAGCAGCTCGTGTCTGAACTGCAAGTGCACCAGATCGAGCTGGAGATGCAGAACGAGGAGCTGCGCCAGACCCAGGCGGAGCTCGGGTCAGCCCGTGACCGCTATGTGGATCTCTACGATTTTTCGCCCATCGGTTATCTCACCCTGGACAAGGCGGGGACGATTGTGGAGGCCAATCTGAGGGCCGGGACCCTGCTCGGCATCGACCGGAGAGCGCTGCTCGGACAACCGCTCGCGCGAATGCTCGCAGCCGGTCATGAGGTCACGTTCCGTCGGCATTGGCAGGAGGTCTTGACGAGCGGGAGGCGGCAGAGCTGTGAGGTGCTGCTCCGGAACGAGAAGGGCCCGCCGCGCTGGGTCTATCTGGAGAGCCTGGCAGTTCACGAGGAGTCCGGTCCCCTCACCCATTGGCGGACGGCGCTGCTGGACGTGAGCGATCGCAAGCTGGCCGAGCAGGCGATGGAGGCGCAGCGGGCGCAGCTCGAAGGGGTCATTTCGTCGGCGATGGATGCCATCATCACTGTGGACGAGGAAGAGCATGTGGTGGTCTTCAACCGCACGGCAGAATCCATGTTTCTCTGCCAGGCCGCCGACTCGATCGGGCAGCCACTCGACCGGTTCATTCCGGAACGGTTCAGGCAGGCGCACCCTGGTCATATGCGCGACTTCGCCCTGACACAAGTGACTTCCCGTTCGATGGGCCAGTCCGGCAACTTATTCGGTCTGCGATCCAACGGAGAGGAATTTCCCATCGAGGCCTCCATCTCTCATGTCCTGGTCGGCGACAAGATGCTCTTCACCGTCATTCTGCGCGATGTCACCGCGCGGAAGCAGGCGGAGCAGGAGCAGGTCCGGCTCATCGAGGACCTGACCCGGTCGCAAGAACACTTTCAAACTCTCTTCAACTGGGTTCCCTCCGCTGTCGGGATCAGCACATTGGCGGAAGGGCGGTTTTGCGATGTGAATGATGCGTTTAGCCGACTGACCGGGTACGTTAGAGAGGAAGTGATCGGTCGAACGACCTTGGAATTGGGGTTGTGGGCCGATCCATCGGAACGTGCATCTGTGCTCCGGGAAATCCAGGAACAGGGCCATCTCCACAATCGGGAAGGGCTGCTCCGGACCAAGTCCGGAGAGATTCGCTCTCTCATGATCTCCGTCGCGTCGATCCGGCTCGGGTCCACCCCTTCCCTGATTTATCTGGCCCATGACATTACCGAACGCAAGCGGGGGGAGGACGCGTTGCAGGCCAGTGAGGTCTTTACCCGCGCGGTCCTGAACTCACTCTCCGCGCCTATCTGCGTATTGGACAGGGACGGGGTCATCCTCAAGACCAACGACGCCTGGCAAGCGTTCGCAGGATGGGCGTCGAATTGCCCGCTCATTGGTGCCGATATCGGACAGCATTATGGTGAAGTGTGCAGGCTGGCACTTGCCGATGCAGCCGCGGAGCAAGAACATATTCTCGGCGGCATTCAAGCCGTATTAACGGGCAGTCGACCGGGTTTCAGCACGGAATATGCCTGTCATGTGCTGGAGGACGAGCGCTGGTTCCAGTTGCGGGTGACCCCGTTGAAAGCGTCGAAGGGCGCTGTGGTGTCGCATACGGATATCTCACCGCGAGTCAGCATGGGGGTAGCGTTGGAGCAACAGTTGCTCCTGCTCAATCACAAACAAGCGGAGCTGGAATCCCTGACGGGGAAGCTGATCGGTGCCCAGGAACAGGAGCGCCGACGGATCGCGCGAGAGCTGCACGACGATTTCAATCAACGATTGGCGGCGCTGGCCGTCGAACTCGAGACCTTAGAGCGTACGCCCAATGCCGTCCCTACGCCAGTCGTTCAGCAACTCATCTCGGTGCGGGACCATGTCGGGCAGCTCTCCGATGATCTGCACGATATGGCGTACCGGCTGCATCCGTCGTTGCTCGAACATGTCGGACTGGAAGTCGCCGCGCGAGACCACGTGCTCGAGTTCACGAAGCGGACGGGGCTGCCCGTGACATGGACCGCGCGAGAGGTCCCGGAAGCGCTCGCGCCGGAGGTGGCCACCAATTTGTTTCGCGTGATGCAGGAGAGTCTGCAAAATGTGTTCAAACATGCCAGGGCGACCGAAGTGACGGTGACGCTGAGCGGTTCATCCAAAGGGGTCGGTCTGTCGGTGCGCGATAACGGTCAGGGGTTCGACCTTAAGGGCAAGGATGCTCGCATGAAAGGAATCGGGTTGGTGAGCATGCAAGAGCGTATGCGTCTGATGGGCGGTTTTCTCCGAATCCATTCCCTCCCAGCGGATGGCACGACAGTCTGCGCCTGGATTCCTCGTGCTCAGGAGGGCACATGA
- a CDS encoding PAS domain S-box protein: MAKKSDRPTKATSLRQQAEASLRVTKREVAAMPTKNVQRLVQELQVHQIELEMQNEELRRTQAELEAARDRYADLFDHAPIGYLTLDSKGMILEANLPACRLLELNRTDLVRQPVIRFVAAKDQPKIRRHLKELFETGSRRVCEVDLAQRQGLSVQFESVAVQDEGGTKTCAFTALQDITGRLQAEEQARQIGRERQQYLEHRVRIGHDLHDGILQSLYAIGLGLESGTLDFREEPDKSAVALARSIAGLNSVIEEVRSFIREVAVENLSDIDLPASLRTMVGTLARLHGRQARVSISHAVTDDLPAAHNIEILHLVKEALSNSFRHTRATMVRVSLRPLKGGLRVIVQDNGKGLPQKRAMRDGVGFVSMEARARRLGGTLSVQSKPANGTWVVLDLPRKSNRDDVSL, translated from the coding sequence ATGGCCAAGAAATCAGACAGACCTACGAAAGCCACTAGCCTTCGTCAGCAGGCGGAAGCCAGTCTGCGCGTGACCAAGCGCGAGGTTGCGGCCATGCCGACTAAGAACGTGCAACGGCTCGTGCAGGAGCTGCAAGTGCACCAGATCGAGCTGGAGATGCAGAACGAGGAGCTGCGCCGGACCCAAGCAGAGCTCGAGGCAGCCCGTGACCGCTATGCCGATCTCTTTGACCATGCCCCCATCGGCTACCTGACCTTGGACTCCAAGGGGATGATATTGGAAGCTAATCTACCGGCCTGCCGGCTGCTCGAACTGAACCGGACAGATCTGGTGCGCCAGCCGGTGATACGGTTTGTGGCGGCAAAGGATCAGCCCAAGATCCGTCGCCACCTTAAAGAGCTGTTCGAGACGGGAAGCAGGCGAGTCTGCGAAGTGGATCTCGCACAACGGCAGGGTCTGTCGGTTCAGTTCGAATCGGTGGCGGTTCAGGATGAGGGAGGCACAAAGACCTGCGCATTCACGGCCCTGCAGGATATTACGGGGCGCCTGCAGGCAGAGGAGCAGGCGCGGCAGATCGGACGTGAGCGTCAGCAGTATTTGGAGCACCGGGTGCGTATCGGGCATGATCTCCATGACGGGATCCTCCAGTCTCTGTACGCCATTGGGTTGGGGCTCGAATCAGGCACGCTGGATTTCAGAGAGGAGCCGGACAAGTCCGCTGTCGCTCTGGCCCGGAGCATTGCCGGGCTGAACTCCGTGATCGAAGAAGTGCGGAGCTTCATCAGGGAGGTCGCGGTCGAGAACCTGTCGGACATCGATCTGCCGGCGTCGCTCCGTACCATGGTTGGGACATTGGCCAGGCTTCATGGCCGGCAGGCTCGTGTGTCCATCAGCCACGCCGTCACCGATGACCTGCCGGCCGCGCACAATATCGAGATCCTTCACCTGGTCAAGGAGGCATTGAGCAACAGTTTCCGTCATACCAGGGCGACAATGGTGCGGGTCTCGCTTCGTCCGTTGAAAGGCGGCCTCCGTGTCATTGTGCAGGATAACGGCAAGGGCTTGCCTCAAAAACGCGCGATGCGAGACGGCGTGGGATTCGTCAGCATGGAGGCGCGCGCCCGCAGGCTCGGCGGGACCTTGTCGGTGCAGTCGAAGCCTGCGAACGGGACTTGGGTTGTACTCGATCTTCCACGGAAGTCGAACAGGGACGACGTGAGTTTGTAA
- a CDS encoding CBS domain-containing protein has translation MTVQSGSTIGHFMHRYLEVIRPGATIVEAAERMREKRLGSLLVESTDADGRMTSKSGIVTETDLIRNVLAKGLDPSLTMVDHIMTSPLLTIAPDRPMLDASHLMETNHVRYLCVSDKDEIVGIMSIRDLARYFVDSEGGPIHGLDKVYRPLSVLMHQALKTITSERTVLEAAQTMAEKRIGSLLVMEAGEMVGIVTETDVVRKGMASHLPAGSTKVGTVMNYPLIQIDINRTVRDASRLMAEERIRHLAVTEGNKVVGMVSVRDLVKMVSVRDKPRFIREP, from the coding sequence ATGACTGTGCAGTCAGGATCCACGATAGGACATTTCATGCATCGGTATTTGGAGGTCATCCGGCCTGGGGCCACGATCGTGGAGGCCGCAGAGCGTATGCGCGAGAAACGCCTTGGCTCCCTGTTGGTCGAGTCAACCGATGCAGACGGCCGCATGACCAGCAAGTCGGGGATCGTGACTGAGACGGACCTGATCAGGAACGTGCTCGCCAAAGGACTCGATCCTTCCCTGACGATGGTGGATCACATCATGACCAGCCCGCTGCTGACGATCGCACCGGATCGCCCCATGTTGGATGCGAGCCATCTGATGGAAACGAACCATGTCCGCTATCTCTGCGTCTCGGACAAAGATGAGATCGTCGGGATCATGTCGATACGAGATCTCGCGCGCTATTTCGTCGATTCAGAAGGGGGCCCCATCCATGGCCTCGACAAGGTGTACCGGCCCCTCAGCGTGCTCATGCACCAGGCGCTGAAAACCATTACAAGTGAACGGACGGTGCTGGAGGCGGCGCAGACGATGGCGGAGAAGCGGATCGGCTCACTCCTCGTGATGGAAGCGGGAGAGATGGTCGGAATCGTGACCGAAACCGATGTGGTGAGAAAAGGGATGGCCTCCCATCTCCCTGCAGGCAGCACCAAGGTCGGAACCGTGATGAACTACCCCCTGATTCAGATCGACATCAACCGGACCGTTCGCGACGCCAGTCGGCTCATGGCCGAGGAACGGATTCGCCACCTCGCCGTGACAGAGGGCAACAAGGTGGTCGGCATGGTGTCTGTGCGGGACCTGGTCAAGATGGTGTCCGTGAGAGATAAACCACGATTCATTCGCGAGCCGTAA
- a CDS encoding response regulator transcription factor, protein MKRPRVLMADDHSLILAGLRKLVEVDCDVVGTVEDGRALVEAAQQLRPDLILLDISMPLLNGLEAARKLRTLAPDCKLIFLTMHASPTYAAEAFQAGASGYLLKRSAASELGLAIASVLQGQHYLTPLLTKEVLASVLKPSTGERGKPVTGALTARQREVLQLVAEGHGTKEIATILSISVKTVEFHKSRIMQHLDLHTTADLTKYAVTHGITGL, encoded by the coding sequence ATGAAGAGGCCGCGCGTCCTCATGGCCGACGACCATTCGCTGATCCTCGCCGGCTTACGGAAGTTGGTGGAGGTGGACTGCGACGTGGTGGGGACGGTGGAGGACGGGCGGGCGTTAGTGGAGGCGGCGCAGCAGCTGCGGCCGGATCTGATTCTCCTGGACATCTCGATGCCGCTCTTAAACGGGCTCGAAGCGGCGAGGAAACTCCGCACTCTTGCGCCGGACTGCAAGCTCATCTTCCTCACGATGCATGCCAGCCCGACCTATGCGGCCGAAGCGTTCCAGGCCGGGGCCTCCGGCTATCTCCTCAAACGGTCTGCGGCCTCGGAACTCGGTCTGGCGATCGCGTCTGTCCTTCAAGGCCAACATTATCTGACGCCGCTGCTCACGAAAGAGGTGTTGGCCTCGGTTCTCAAGCCCTCCACCGGCGAGCGAGGCAAGCCTGTCACCGGCGCGCTCACCGCGCGCCAGCGCGAAGTGTTGCAGCTCGTCGCCGAAGGCCATGGCACGAAGGAGATCGCCACGATCCTCAGCATCTCGGTCAAAACGGTGGAGTTCCATAAGTCCCGCATCATGCAGCATCTGGATCTTCACACCACGGCCGATCTGACCAAGTATGCGGTTACGCACGGCATCACCGGCCTCTGA
- a CDS encoding response regulator transcription factor: MTKPRILLADDHPELLSALRGLLEDGLGEVVGMETDGQPLIEAAIRLEPDIIILDISMPTMNGLDATRALQICVPQSKVIILTVHREPVYVSLAFKAGARGYLLKRTSLYTELPQALLHVLAGDRYLGHGLGEREAWECVEGANLSARMS, translated from the coding sequence ATGACGAAACCACGAATCTTGCTCGCCGACGACCACCCGGAATTGTTGAGCGCGCTGCGCGGCTTGCTCGAAGATGGATTGGGTGAGGTGGTGGGTATGGAGACGGACGGGCAGCCGCTTATCGAAGCGGCCATCCGGCTGGAGCCGGACATTATTATTTTAGATATTTCGATGCCGACGATGAATGGGCTGGACGCCACGCGCGCGTTACAGATCTGTGTCCCGCAGAGCAAGGTGATCATCCTCACGGTCCATCGGGAGCCGGTCTACGTGTCCTTAGCCTTTAAGGCGGGAGCCCGCGGCTATCTCCTCAAACGAACGTCCCTCTATACAGAATTGCCGCAAGCCCTGCTGCATGTGCTCGCGGGCGATCGCTATCTCGGGCATGGACTGGGAGAGCGAGAGGCGTGGGAATGTGTCGAGGGCGCAAACCTGTCGGCCAGGATGTCGTAG